Proteins from one Acropora muricata isolate sample 2 chromosome 9, ASM3666990v1, whole genome shotgun sequence genomic window:
- the LOC136929178 gene encoding nibrin-like, protein MWFLEEREKPARPKKPGILLTVGVEHVIGRKDCTILIQDDASISRKHSIITVNHDEFNLGDLNKMSQVVIQDFSTYGTFVNGVKISGSISLKTGDEILFGKNNSYYKLRCSRLVVTTSCLEEKKKKPLKSLVHKFGGHILGDWQPNITSHLVMDGLTFTRKVIHALAECCPIVTPSYFVDIANSTSQSTALERVHSYLPPLKEETISSMSKGFLPNEARRTLFKGKTFIFISKKQFKQYHAAVESSGGVASLKDAPGSESDSGLVSKDVCVMMMDNKEQKSLPAESLQWVLHVTETLKRHKCRPIPESELGLALLFTSVEKYCNPSIYTAVPALTQNLVSQSFQTVDTMSQQIVDHETQKPTTPVKATKAARIQETSSQKPPWTSCMTDQKSTLCMADQKSTKTTLLGKRCNNGESGFESVPESQMDNQRKAPLTKRRRLETAEKSACSETPIFSESLIANKTHDGSQGNIQLALAESNVADSLQVEQSDVFERNENDISHGMTTKVEKVSDSLDASTDCCMRDCLEDATVETFKTIKKEIQVKSIARQSEEESRNKENGLTDNQRDKQDERMQEFKVPVGFLCSRMPRKGAQDIKFEDESAHLPGNLVLVDHVSLVVQPSVSVTPAARYVQGNTKPVKNTKTFRKQLYPGSRTSLPRIIGGSDLTVYQSYERLEKDDWFQEAKQADAERQREERMAEELFRWEGRPTKSRRTNR, encoded by the exons ATGTGGTTTCtcgaagaaagagaaaagccTGCACGTCCAAAGAAGCCAG GTATACTGCTCACTGTAGGAGTGGAACATGTGATCGGCAGAAAAG ATTGCACAATATTGATTCAAGATGATGCCTCTATAAGCAGGAAACATAGCATTATTACAGTAAACCATGATGAGTTTAACTTG GGTGATCTCAATAAAATGTCTCAGGTAGTAATACAAGATTTCTCCACGTATGGCACATTTGTGAACGGTGTTAAAATTTCTGGAAGCATTTCTTTAAAGACTGGGGATGAAATATTGTTTGGAAAAAATAACAGTTATTACAA aTTGAGATGTTCTCGTTTGGTCGTTACCACATCTTGTCtcgaagaaaaaaagaaaaagccattAAAAAGTCTTGTCCATAAATTTG GAGGCCATATCCTTGGGGACTGGCAACCAAACATTACAAGCCATCTTGTGATGGATGGACTGACATTTACTAGAAAG GTTATTCATGCTTTAGCAGAGTGCTGTCCAATTGTCACTCCATCCTATTTTGTAGACATAGCAAATTCTACAAGCCAGAGTACAGCGCTAGAGAGAGTTCATAG CTATCTCCCACCCTTAAAAGAGGAGACAATAAGTTCCATGAGTAAGGGCTTTCTTCCCAACGAGGCTAGAAGGACTTTGTTTAAGGGAAAAACTTTCATCTTCATTAGCAAGAAACAG TTCAAACAGTATCACGCTGCAGTGGAGTCAAGTGGAGGTGTAGCTTCATTGAAAGACGCTCCAGGAAGTGAAAGTGATAGTGGGCTTGTGTCTAAAGATGTCTGTGTCATGATGATGGATAACAAGGAACAAAAATCATTACCAGCTGAGTCTCTGCAATGGGTTTTGCATGTTACGGAAACATTGAAAAG GCACAAATGCCGCCCCATCCCAGAATCTGAGCTTGGCTTAGCATTGCTTTTTACATCAGTAGAAAAATATTGCAATCCAAGTATTTATACTGCTG TTCCAGCTTTAACCCAGAATCTTGTGAGTCAGTCATTTCAAACAGTGGATACGATGTCACAGCAGATAGTTGACCATGAAACGCAG AAGCCCACAACTCCTGTGAAAGCCACTAAAGCTGCCAGGATTCAAGAAACCTCAAGTCAGAAGCCCCCATGGACCTCATGTATGACAGACCAGAAATCCACTTTATGTATGGCGGACCAGAAATCCACAAAGACAACACTCCTTGGTAAAAG GTGTAACAATGGTGAAAGTGGCTTTGAATCAGTCCCTGAAAGCCAGATGGATAACCAAAGAAAGGCACCATTAACAAAAAGGAGGAGACTTGAGACAGCAGAAAAATCAGCCTGTTCAGAAACACCTATTTTCTCGGAATCATTAATTGCAAACAAAACACATGATGGTTCTCAAGGCAACATACAGCTTGCGCTAGCTGAGAGTAATGTCGCAGATAGTTTACAAGTAGAACAAAGTGATGTCTTTgagagaaatgaaaatgatatcAGCCATGGAATGACAACCAAAGTGGAAAAGGTTTCTGATAGTCTTGATGCAAGCACAGACTGTTGCATGAGAGATTGCTTGGAAGATGCAACAGTTGaaacttttaaaacaattaagaAGGAAATTCAGGTGAAATCTATAGCAAGGCAATCAGAAGAAGAAAgcagaaataaagaaaatggacTCACGGACAACCAAAGGGATAAGCAAGACGAAAGGATGCAAGAATTCAAGGTTCCTGTTGGGTTTCTGTGTTCTAGGATGCCCAGAAAG GGTGCTCAAGACATTAAATTTGAAGATGAATCTGCGCATTTGCCTGGGAACCTTGTTTTGGTTGATCATGTGTCTCTTGTAGTTCAACCCTCTGTCTCCGTTACTCCTGCTGCAAGATACGTTCAAGGAAATACAAAGCCCGTCAAAAACACGAAAACGTTTAGGAAG CAACTTTACCCTGGCTCTCGCACCAGCCTTCCGCGCATCATTGGTGGAAGTGATCTGACTGTGTACCAGTCTTATGAACGATTGGAGAAGGATGACTGGTTCCAGGAGGCCAAACAG GCCGATGCTGAACGCCAGAGAGAAGAGAGAATGGCCGAAGAACTCTTTAG ATGGGAAGGAAGACCAACGAAAAGTAGAAGAACAAATAGGTGA